The nucleotide window CATTGGCATTTTCCAAAAATTAGATATGCTAGCACTTCTGCTTATTGTTGTGAATTCTCAACCGACACAAACAAAAAGACTAGAAGGAAGCGTTAACACGTTGCGAAACTGTTACAGCTGACTGTGATATTATATTTCCATTCACATTTAGTATCTAGGTGAAATGTCGTCATGATATGCCATAAATGGCGGCCAAGGAAGgctatacaaatgtaataaTGAAAAACACGTTTTATGTAAAGTTATCGAAATGATCAAAGAAGGGCTTTAAAACTGAAagctacagaaaaaaatttctaGAATTTTTCCATGGGGAAGAAAATAGAGGAGTGGACTGGAGCTAGACTAGAACGGATTTCATAGTAGTTCAACACACTGGCATTGGTAATAACAGATAAGCTCGCCGTTCTAGTTGATCTCCATCTCTTCCACGATGATCCGTGAGTGAGAGTTCCACCCAGTGTAGGCATCTCCACTCCCGCGATTCTCCGCGCATGCGCCCACGTTCAGGGCTACCGTCACAGGTCCGGCCGGCAGATTGTAACACAGACCGTCAACTAGGGGAAAGAAAAAAcgaaatgtttattttttttccatttccgtgaatagtttcatcaggctgataattttttttctaaactgtACAAGTAGAATCCTTTTATCATAACAACAGACACTTTACTCACCGACGTTAACGTTTGGCTGTTTTCAGCTGCATTCATTAGCCTATATATGAACGCTACTCGCATGGTGGCGTAGCGACAAGGAAAACACGGTCTCAAACGTGACTGCTCGGAGTCGCTACCCCCCCTCGTCTCCGTTTATGACTGGTGTAGATTTATCAATGTTCCAGGTCTCCCGTCCTCGTGAATGGTGTAACTCAAATCATTCCTCCAGACCATTTAACGTCCCCaatcgaagctaggtactcatcttcacctgagtaaagtgaggaaggtcgtgtaagtgcatttcccaagggcacaaaatcGGTGACATGGCGAACCCGGGtgccacttggttctgagccgagcATTCTAcagttacgccacacgacccacaGCCACAGAGACAAAGCAATAAGAGACAAGAACATTACTTGTGGACACGCGATGGATGAACAAGTTGGCTACACCATCAGTGTGCATGATGCCTTCAATGGGAGCGGGATCGCTGCACTCGGCTCCGTTCAGTGTGAAGAACCAGCGCTTACAGCAGTTGATGGACAGAACCCGGATGTCACCGTTCCATGTCAGGCGGAGGGCAGATGTCGTGGACGCCTTGTTGAATGGGCATTCCTGCATGTGTGTCAAATGATACAAATCTATCCTTActaacgaaagacagtggatgctgtctgaaacggctgactgtttcaaaattttatccagttgcttgagtaacaatttttggcgtatcttactgcctggatgtctaacctacaTCAACGTGATACAACGTATTCTTTTATATCTGAGATCAACTGTGCATTGGTTAACGTGTTGCAACACCACAAAAAGTTTAGCTAATTCTCGGTCATCCctactgcctcctttgtcaggtTCAAATGGCTGATAATGTAATATAAGCCACGTGACCTTACGTTCAGGTGACGTCAGCATGCGATTTCAAGATTATGCCGCCATCCCTCTGTTCAGGGTTGGTGGTAGGTTTGCACTGGCGTATTCTAGTCACTTTTATTTCTTTCACAAAGGAATAAAATCTATCATTGTTTGCCTATTTTATTAAGTTATCAATGAATGTTTTTCAAGACGTTCTGGTTTTGGTTCAGATATTACGCCAGCTAATTTATTTGTCGTCTAATTAATCTCATGCCTGCTTACATAACGTAACCAGCACTTGTAGAAGAGTAGCTTTACTAATTACTCTGTAATAAAGATTGATTTTCTTAAATAGCTATACAGATACCACAATCTTCCCGAAGTCCGCGTCATTGTTCAGGCTACTCCAGCTACATTGTTGCACGTTCCTCGTGGCCATGGACACTGCTCCAGGCGGCCCCTGTTCTCCCCGATCTCCTTTAGGCCCAGGGGTGCCATGGTTGCCAGGGACGCCGTTCCTACCAGGGATGCCGTTGTTGCCAGGGATGCCAGGTGATCCTGGAGGCCCGGTGACGCAGCTGCCACAACACTATGGGAAACGacaaacatttgtatgttgCAAACTGCAACGTTTGTTAGATTTGTTAAATGTTTTAGCAGCAAATCAAGTAAAACACTTTAAGGCAGTTGTAAGGTTTTTAGCAGCAAATCAAGTAAAACACTTCAAGGCAGAACTTTGGATGGAATACCGCTTGTTAACTCTGTAGCTGTAAACCTACGTGAACCTTTTCCCGTCTGTTTACTCACCTGCCCTTCTGCGACGCTTTGGCAGTGAATTGTGTGTGCAAACATCACTGCGACAAGAACCAAAACAACCAGCCACAACCGTAAAGCCATAGCTCCTTCCCAGTAGATGATCAAAAGTCTAACTTCTTTACCTACGGGCTATGTATATAAAGTGCAGGTGCAACACTACCCTTGTTGCCATGCGACACTTTCTACTTAGATATGACCCCTACCCTTTGCTAATGCTTGTGGTAGATACAGTGAACTCTTTGTACTAGTAACGGTCGAAGAATCAAGCACACAAGTGCAAGCACACGGTAGAATGACAGCGTCTGCACGGAAGATTATCATTAAAAACTTGATCCTTTAATTTCGtattacacatccacacacaaataTTATAAAAGATGTAACGCAGTTTTCATAGTGCATATTGTGCACGAAAGCTCATAGCGAGAGCCCTTGAAGGAAACTTAGTACACTTGGTATGTTGGAAAGCTTGCATTCTAGGTTGCCCTATTAGCAATTGTGGTTTTATCCAACCACTTAAAATTGACGACTCCCATAACTATCTATGAACCATAACAAAGCAAGCAATGATATATATCATGCACATATTTTTTCGAGAGCTGCGTTGCACTGCTATTGCTACAATCATTTATAATACTGAGTGCAAACGTCAACAGAACTAGTATTCGGTGTATGAATCATATCGTATTTCCTCATGATCAGCTCAAGATTTTGGTAGCAATGGATCGAAGACTGCCATCCTCGAACTCTGCAATCGGCAGGAGTCGAAGCTACTCATAAAATATGGTAAGGATGTAAGGATCTCATCATGAAATGTCTATAAATTATGTAATGTGCTCTTTCcttgattgattcattgatgtGTTTCTACTGTGCTACTATCACCCAGTACCGTTGATATCTAGAGCTAAATTTTGGTTACTTTCTTCAAAAAAGTCTATTTTAGGCCTCTATTAGAAATGTTATCATTACTGTTTATATCATAGTGCACGTGTCACTGAGTATCTAGGATGTCACCAGTTCAGTACGAGGTTAATCAGTCATTCAGAACATTCTTATTATTTGCAGCTGCaatttagcctggaatccattcaATTCTAGCTCCTGTCCACTCACCTGATCGCTTCCCGTAGAATATTTCTATGGGGAAGCGAACAGACGAGTGGATCATAAGAAAAAGAGTTCATAGAACCAAAACCTCCGTGAGATGaaaaaagatgtttgaaaactgtggGGTGGATTTCTGGCATTAGACAGACAAGGCTCTCCGTTCTAGTAAACGTCCATCTCTTCCACGATGATCCGTGAGTAGGAGTTCCAGCCGGTCAGGGCTTTGCCACTCCCGCGAGCGGTCTTGCATGGGCCCACGTTCAGTGACACCGTCAGAGGACCGGCAGGTAGGCCGTAGCACAGGCCGTCAACTAGGGAATAGATAAGCAGACTTTACACTTGATTTCTGAAACTGTCGTACTACACATTGTAAACACTCTTGTAGACTACAGCATCATGAATGTTAAGCGAAGTGAAGTGATAGATCTTATTTATCTTCACACTCACAAACAAGCTATAGTCTTCGAAAAAAAAGTAGACTACTATGTCTTGTACGACAGTTTCAAAACAGCAAGTGTTATATATGTTTATCGCAAGACTTTGTTTTTCaattccgtgaatagtttcatcatgcTGACCTCACTGGGCTTTCATTAACTCTGCTACTCCTTGCCGCATGGTGGAGTTGTGGCAAGGAGAATGCGGTCTCAGACGTGACTCTATTATGACTTGTGTAGatttatttttcaatgttttgaattGTTTCGATACTTCTGTTTCTCTTCTTGTCTCCTATATTAAAACCTAATAAGGAGAAAAGATCAGTCACTTGTGGATACACGATGGATGTCCTTTTCATCGTCGGTCTGTATGATGCCATCAATGGGATCGGGATCGCTGCACTCAGTCCCATTCAGTTTACAGGTAGTGGAGGTAGTCTTAACCCCGATGTCACCGTTCCAGGTCAGACGGAGGGCAGATGTCGAGGAAAGCTTATTAAACGGGCACCACTGCGTATCAAATAATGATAAGTATTTTAGCATAAAAGAACCAATTGTTTCAACAAGTTATCACGAAACACCCCAACTTTTACACATTCACTGTTGAACAAAAAGCCACTTTTCTCTTAAAATCACAGAATCCAAAACTTCGAGAAAAAGTgtgacttttcgtcttccactgcctacAAAAAAGAAGTAAAACCCAACTtgtctagatacatgtatacccaacagtcgtatttagtaGCCTATTGATACAACAAAGAAAGTCACActtcactgtcacatgtatgttttttcctatacatttctacaatgtatttgcgattagcccacgggcatgaacttgcaatgaaACTTTCTTTAACATTAAAACTCAATTGTGTATGCGGTTAACACTACAAAAAAGTCAAGCTAATTTTCGACTTTACATACTACTGTCTTCATCAGGTTATAATGACTAATACTTAAGGTCACGTATATAGCCTTACGTAGTATAGCACTAATCGAAACCTAACTTTCGTGAATGACTTAAAAAGTATCAGAGATTTGAATTGACAGAAATGTGAAAGAGCTCTTAGAACaagtatgaaatgaaaaaaagttcaaCATACTTACTTAAGAGGAGTACTAAGTACAAAATTGGTGTTACTGGTTAAGAGAAAGAATTTATAGAAGATAGATACCAAAATCTTCCcgatttttgcgtttcggcgcatgcgatcccggaacgcattgtcctggcttttaccttgcaggcaggaaccagggaagcttggttcaacactgtgtcgcacacaataagaccttatatggcaatacgttctcaaatccttgtatagccgttgccttatatggcaagagagcacgaaaaggcaggcaggctagatttgcatgtgacacaggacggcgaccgcatgtaactgctacaactgttcggaaatatcattgcattgtggtttcggactttgatatcctgaaaaatgaccatattacatctattccacaagattgcagaagaaaaaaaatgatttcgtcaagaaaacgaccaaaaatcggcataaatgataccatatagtgaggttatagcattacgtccagagtgaccAGTTAtaaccgcagcttggccgatctggcaacgcgaagcacttcggacccagaagatgcgggttcgtgtccgtgcatggatttttttttctttttagatattgaatatcaaaaatatatattgatattatattaatctatcaatatcatatttatgaatatcatttttttcattaataaataaagaaatattttatatttgttatttttaaatattcatttaatatatacaaggcctttgtcttatgaacaggacttcatagattccaaacccggcattcgaatttttctgttcattgtaatggaaaataccgtgcagcggctcctatgcgcggtaagatgattcttgcaaaacactcgccactaaacttctatccccgatgtaaacagaggctcttgatgttgtttgcaaaacagcgattctttgttacagtagcaaatgctccattgttcagtatcgacttcattcagacaacacggacgtggaaagtggcgcccctcggcacaaaactatgggaattttcatgaattttagcaaaattacccaggaaaataaggaagaaatgttgtaaatgcggaaaccagaataatacggatgaggtagctgttgatttgtttgacatttggtagtcattttagatagaaccttagctgttatgaacttctatttcacttaattaccatagtgctgatgattcaatggtgctttttcaaattttatgttttattgcgtgccaagtacataatgacattgatagcttttataatgagcctattatacattttacaaataagtacaagttgtaggccaagaccagctttttcaaaagcacttaagttaagtgacgtaacttcaaaattgctttccccaatctgcctttctctattaaaacagtactcatttcccaaaatgacaattttcttatagactgaacagcccttgagtgacttcctctggcagattttacttcaagtaaagggaaaagacaattcacacttataaacgtagccgaaacgccagctttttttaaaagctcttgttacaCCACTGTCCACGCTGCTCCAGTAGCATTGCATAACGTGCCTTGCGGACACCGTACCGGGAGACCCCATCTCCCCCTTTCCGCCCCTTTCCCCGGCCGGCCCCTGTTCTCCACGGTCTCCCTTGGCACCGTCACGGCCGTGGTTGCCAGGGACGCCGTGGTTGCCAGGGATACCGTTGTTGCCAGGTGATCCTGGAGGCCCGGTGACGCAGGTGCCGCAACACTGTGGAGAACAGTAAACATTCATACTGTATGCAGCAAAGCTGCAACGTTTGTTAAATGAAGATTCAGATTTCTCCTTGGGGATTTTGCCTACGGATTAAACTACAGAACATTGAGGCCTTGTAACGCAGGTGTCACAACAATATGGGAAACGACTACCATTCATATAGCATGTAGCAAACCGGCAACGTTTGTTAAAGGAACGTTTAGATTCTTACTTGTGGTTTTTGCCTACGTTTTAAACTACAGGTCAACGAAAGCCTAGATTAGTAAAAAAAAGTCTAGGAAAGTTGTACGTAAGAGCAATTATATATTAGACCTACAAGCAAATTAGACCTACAGCATAtgcacgcccccccccccccccatacccCCGCCCTATAAAACACTCACCTGTCCAGTGTTAGTAGCACTCTGGCAGAGGCCTGTGCGTGTAAACGTCGCACCAACAAGAACCAAAACAACCAGCCACGAATGTAAAGCCATAACTCTCTCCTAGCAAGCTATCAGAAACCAAATCGTTAGTGACAAAGTTTTGCTGGTTTGACCCCTTGAGCGTCGGACTACAGTGCAGGTACAACCCTCTCCTTGTAATTGTTGACATGCGATGATATATATTTATTGCCCTTACCCTTTGCTAGTGTTTTACGATAGACACAATAAACACTTTGTAGCGTTAAAAGTCAATgaatcaagcaatcaatcaacTGGTACAATGGACGTTTCTACACCAAAGATTTAATAAGAAAGTTCACCCAGCA belongs to Branchiostoma lanceolatum isolate klBraLanc5 chromosome 15, klBraLanc5.hap2, whole genome shotgun sequence and includes:
- the LOC136421063 gene encoding collagen triple helix repeat-containing protein 1-like, which translates into the protein MQECPFNKASTTSALRLTWNGDIRVLSINCCKRWFFTLNGAECSDPAPIEGIMHTDGVANLFIHRVSTIDGLCYNLPAGPVTVALNVGACAENRGSGDAYTGWNSHSRIIVEEMEIN